Proteins from a single region of Styela clava chromosome 1, kaStyClav1.hap1.2, whole genome shotgun sequence:
- the LOC144425452 gene encoding zinc finger BED domain-containing protein 5-like encodes MFKCLTSVEKNPDGGISKEIIDHLSQLKTELLNYFPDVANCAYSVNPFFIDPVDVPVGTGEQEELIDIQTDEAAKIKHKECCPINFWLSMASSYSNLVRHAVSQLLIFPSTLECEQGFSALMAIKSKSRNRLGTPEHDFRCAVSKALPRIDQLVEKKQLHPSH; translated from the coding sequence ATGTTCAAATGCCTCACTTCTGTTGAGAAAAATCCTGATGGTGGCATTTCTAAAGAAATTATTGATCATCTTTCGCAACTAAAGACGGAGCTATTGAATTACTTTCCTGATGTTGCAAACTGTGCTTACTCCGTCAACCCATTTTTCATTGATCCGGTTGATGTGCCTGTAGGGACCGGGGAACAAGAAGAACTAATAGACATTCAAACTGATGAGGcagcaaaaataaaacataaggaATGTTGTCCAATCAATTTCTGGTTGAGCATGGCATCATCGTATTCTAACCTAGTACGTCACGCTGTTTCCCAGCTATTGATTTTTCCATCTACGTTGGAGTGCGAACAAGGGTTTTCGGCTTTGATGGCCATCAAATCGAAAAGCCGAAATCGTCTTGGAACGCCCGAACATGACTTTCGATGCGCTGTCAGCAAAGCTCTTCCTCGCATTGACCAGCTGGTGGAGAAAAAACAACtacatccatctcattaa
- the LOC120339098 gene encoding uncharacterized protein LOC120339098, which translates to MNSTVPTNATFSINTTITGFGNKGLTEWETYQIFAAALAAISLYIAVAQVMYCFIIVRQRRKRKIESKRGHGSTSEPRDLFVNTLNTLVVIAAVFAFMRCGFDFCWVMERFTDLTCEFSIKFKKTCYAISMLCVYLVLWLRQRIFYRNPHLEHLSTRTVRFISWSLSVLLVTGILFLGIFYLTTAIYVGTPNGCAVVKNPITVVRWYLLMFLMVPFQVCLLALYSYPLIKHMLVCDAIAGNADHVIPLIRRAAVAAGFCALTDISFAVIFLVYEQEEITLTTFLYDVNVVINVLGLILSFQNWQVRLVPWRMGFGSKRRVTEVHVNPAPSETI; encoded by the coding sequence ATGAATTCTACTGTCCCGACTAATGCTACGTTTAGCATAAACACAACAATTACAGGATTTGGCAACAAAGGACTAACTGAATGGGAAACTTATCAGATATTTGCGGCAGCTTTAGCTGCAATATCTCTATACATTGCTGTTGCTCAAGTAATGTATTGCTTTATAATTGTGAGACAgcgaagaaaaagaaaaatagagAGTAAAAGAGGCCATGGGTCAACATCAGAACCGCGCGATCTGTTCGTTAATACTCTAAACACGCTGGTAGTAATCGCAGCAGTATTCGCATTTATGCGATGCGGTTTTGATTTCTGTTGGGTCATGGAACGATTTACGGACCTCACTTGCGAATTTTCGATCAAATTTAAGAAGACTTGTTACGCAATATCAATGCTATGTGTTTATCTAGTTTTGTGGCTTCGTCAAAGGATCTTTTACAGGAATCCGCATCTTGAACATTTGAGTACACGGACAGTGAGATTCATAAGCTGGAGCTTATCAGTGCTTTTGGTAACTGGAATTCTTTTTCTGGGTATTTTCTATCTCACTACAGCCATTTACGTTGGAACACCGAACGGATGTGCTGTTGTGAAAAATCCAATAACTGTAGTCAGGTGGTATCTGCTAATGTTTCTCATGGTACCCTTTCAAGTTTGTTTATTGGCGTTATACTCATATCCTCTAATAAAACACATGCTGGTATGTGACGCTATTGCAGGAAACGCAGATCACGTCATACCGCTAATAAGGAGAGCTGCTGTTGCCGCTGGATTCTGCGCACTCACGGACATTTCGTTTGCGGTCATTTTCCTTGTGTATGAGCAGGAAGAGATTACGCTGACCACTTTTCTTTATGACGTCAATGTTGTCATAAATGTGTTAGGTTTAATATTGTCTTTTCAGAACTGGCAAGTTAGACTTGTACCATGGCGAATGGGATTCGGTAGTAAGCGACGTGTGACAGAAGTCCACGTTAACCCTGCACCAAGTGAAACAATATAA
- the LOC120335326 gene encoding zinc finger BED domain-containing protein 5-like — protein MSKRNYSPAYIKYGFIAIEHNGEVLPQCVVCMKTLANSAMKPSLLQRHLDTNHPDKKDRNESFFQRLGEQVKRQRFDNTGTIYQRKKCAVKASYEVALLIAKNQKAHTIGERLIMPAAKMLVKNVLGEEAAAKLVSVPLSNNTVKNRIEEMSVDIAEQVISGVKDSEYGFFIQLDESTDVTNNAQLLVYVRYTQEKAVKTELLMSKELSGTTKGKDIFEALDSFFKVNKLDWGKLIGCTTDGAPSMLGHKSGFRAHVTAVAQNVTFVHCFIHRFALCAKVLPQNMLSCLNRVIKLVNFVKTSALNTRLFKLLCEDLGSNHSCLLFYTEVRWLFRGNATRRLFELRHELLQFFKEKNHDFQNDLESKDFLTRLAYLSDIFEVLNNFNLSFQGPNLTVTDFISKLRALIRKLDLWT, from the coding sequence ATGTCTAAACGAAATTACAGTCCAGCTTACATAAAGTACGGATTCATAGCTATTGAACACAACGGAGAAGTTTTGCCGCAATGTGTAGTGTGCATGAAAACGCTTGCTAATTCGGCTATGAAACCAAGCTTACTCCAACGACATCTTGACACAAATCATCCCGACAAGAAGGATCGAAATGAGAGTTTCTTTCAGCGACTGGGCGAGCAAGTGAAACGACAGCGCTTCGACAACACTGGCACAATTTATCAGAGAAAGAAGTGTGCTGTCAAGGCATCCTATGAAGTCGCTCTGCTGATAGCAAAAAATCAGAAAGCACATACCATTGGAGAGCGCCTCATTATGCCAGCTGCAAAGATGTTAGTAAAAAATGTACTTGGTGAAGAGGCGGCTGCAAAGCTAGTAAGTGTTCCCCTCTCCAACAATACGGTTAAGAATAGAATAGAAGAGATGTCAGTCGATATTGCTGAGCAAGTGATTTCAGGAGTGAAAGATTCAGAGTATGGTTTTTTCATTCAATTGGACGAGTCGACGGACGTAACAAATAACGCACAGTTACTTGTGTATGTTCGTTATACACAAGAAAAGGCTGTAAAAACTGAATTACTTATGAGCAAAGAACTTTCAGGTACAACAAAGGGAAAGGATATTTTCGAAGCATTAGACAGTTTTTTCAAAGTGAATAAACTGGACTGGGGAAAGTTGATTGGCTGTACAACAGATGGAGCTCCATCAATGCTAGGACATAAATCAGGCTTCAGAGCTCATGTGACGGCTGTGGCGCAAAACGTGacttttgttcattgttttattCATAGATTCGCCCTATGCGCGAAAGTGCTACCTCAGAACATGTTATCATGCTTGAACCGAGTTATCAAACTAGTAAATTTCGTCAAAACATCTGCTCTGAATACTCGGTTGTTTAAACTTCTTTGTGAGGATCTCGGTTCTAACCACAGCTGTCTCCTCTTCTATACGGAGGTGCGCTGGCTCTTTCGTGGTAATGCAACAAGGCGCCTGTTTGAACTGCGACATGAGCTTCTGCAATTCTTCAAGGAGAAGAATCACGATTTTCAAAACGACCTGGAGAGCAAAGATTTTCTCACTAGATTGGCATATCTATCAGACATTTTTGAAGTTCTGAACAACTTTAACCTGTCGTTTCAAGGACCCAATCTAACTGTAACAGATTtcatttcaaagcttagagcaCTCATTCGTAAGCTGGACCTCTGGACATGA
- the LOC120339090 gene encoding uncharacterized protein LOC120339090: MNLTDTSGFTSIMEATDVVTQIDDRLADWRTYQILTSLTAFLSLYIAVTQISYCFLVLPKKTNAKRSKFDEVQTSHSRPGPQGQFFCTLNVMVTVAAVFAFMRCGFDFCWVMERFTDLACELSIKFKKSCYAVSMLFIYLSLWLRQRVFYQHPLLHHLSSRAVRFISWSVSVLLVTGIVFLGVFYMVTATYVGTPRGCTVVKNPLTIVRWYLLVFILVPFQISLLALYSYPLIKHRLVAMGPTGKANHVIPMIRRAALAAAFCSVSDIAFATVFLVYESDVMTLTTYLYDINIVINLLGLIFSFQNWQTRLMPWRIEKNEDLDSATESKVETTLTQV, encoded by the coding sequence ATGAATCTGACCGATACATCAGGATTTACCTCTATTATGGAGGCTACTGACGTGGTGACACAGATCGACGACAGACTGGCGGACTGGAGAACTTACCAGATCTTAACATCTCTGACAGCTTTCTTATCATTATACATTGCTGTAACTCAAATATCGTACTGTTTTCTAGTTCTACCAAAAAAGACGAATGCAAAAAGAAGTAAATTCGATGAAGTGCAGACATCTCATTCACGGCCAGGCCCACAGGGGCAGTTTTTCTGTACACTCAATGTCATGGTGACGGTTGCAGCAGTATTTGCATTCATGCGCTGCGGATTTGACTTTTGCTGGGTAATGGAACGCTTCACTGACCTCGCTTGCGAGTTGTCAATTAAGTTCAAGAAGTCATGTTACGCAGTCTCCATGCTGTTTATATACCTATCGTTATGGCTGCGGCAGAGAGTTTTCTACCAACACCCACTATTGCATCATCTTAGCTCCCGAGCTGTTAGATTCATAAGCTGGAGCGTATCAGTTCTTCTGGTTACTGGAATTGTTTTTCTTGGGGTATTCTACATGGTAACAGCTACCTATGTCGGTACTCCTCGCGGATGTACCGTTGTGAAAAATCCACTAACTATCGTTCGTTGGTACTTGCTTGTTTTTATACTTGTCCCCTTTCAAATTTCTCTCCTTGCACTATATTCATACCCTCTGATAAAACACAGACTAGTTGCAATGGGCCCCACGGGAAAGGCAAATCATGTGATTCCAATGATTAGGCGAGCGGCGCTGGCAGCAGCGTTTTGCTCGGTGTCGGATATTGCTTTTGCCACTGTGTTCTTGGTATACGAGAGTGACGTTATGACCTTGACCACATATCTCTATGACattaatattgttattaatttacTCGGGTTAATATTTTCATTCCAAAATTGGCAGACCAGACTCATGCCATGGAGAATTGAGAAGAACGAAGATTTAGATTCAGCTACAGAATCGAAAGTTGAAACAACTTTAACTCAAGTGTAA